One Microthrixaceae bacterium genomic region harbors:
- a CDS encoding MarR family transcriptional regulator, whose translation MTTAPPSLDLDREDLVEDAERLRLATTRLARILRQETHTGLTPTQVAALATLQRMGAVPLKALAEAERISAPTATKVVDKLAEVDLVERLPHPDDRRVTLVSVTPAGHDLLAATRRHKTAWLATRLADLSPTDRSRLLDAVEVIEHLVAPDAAGSASPTDDIPVVTTTATGTGTATGRPVKSARTTKTAKEGTP comes from the coding sequence ATGACCACTGCTCCCCCGTCCCTCGACCTCGACCGGGAGGATCTGGTGGAGGACGCGGAACGGCTGCGGCTGGCCACCACCCGTCTGGCACGCATCTTGCGCCAGGAGACCCACACCGGTCTGACCCCCACCCAGGTGGCGGCCCTGGCCACCCTGCAACGGATGGGTGCAGTACCGCTGAAGGCCCTGGCCGAGGCCGAACGGATCAGCGCCCCCACCGCCACCAAGGTGGTCGACAAGTTGGCCGAGGTCGACCTGGTGGAGCGCCTCCCCCACCCCGACGACCGCCGGGTCACGCTGGTGTCAGTGACGCCAGCAGGCCATGACCTTCTGGCGGCCACCCGCCGTCACAAGACGGCATGGTTGGCCACCCGACTGGCCGATCTGTCCCCCACCGACCGAAGTCGCCTACTCGACGCGGTGGAGGTGATCGAACACCTTGTCGCCCCTGATGCCGCGGGGTCTGCCTCACCCACCGACGACATTCCAGTCGTCACCACCACGGCCACCGGCACGGGCACGGCCACCGGTCGCCCCGTCAAATCCGCCAGAACGACCAAGACCGCCAAGGAGGGAACACCATGA
- a CDS encoding MFS transporter, whose amino-acid sequence MTDRIKGASADTFRSLRTRNFRLFFLGQLVSQTGTWLSMITQTLLVLNLTASGVALGALTAFQFGPMLVLGAWAGAVADRADKRRLLITVQSLSMLQSLALGALVLSGHASLGVIYALAAVHGVINAFDNPARRSFVVEMVSDADLPNAVSLNSAVMTGSRVLGPAAAGALVVAFGYGWPFVIDGLSYVAVIAGLVMMRPGELNRAEPAPRQPGQVRDGLRYLHNTPELFVPMVMMTIIGTLAFNFSVTMPLLIEGPLGGGTSSFTTLFSIVSLGSLLGALATARRASVDGHHVVVGATGFGLSLAALAVAPNLAAAFVVAPVLGVTSILFLTSSTATVQLLADPVYRGRVLAIQAMVFLGSTPIGGPLVGWVADSVGPRLAVALGAVACLGAAVYGHRAMDRMTPTNPLQGAHDTTETATVTLAD is encoded by the coding sequence ATGACCGATCGCATCAAGGGCGCCTCCGCAGACACGTTCCGCTCGTTGCGGACCCGCAACTTCCGCCTCTTCTTCCTGGGTCAACTGGTGAGCCAAACCGGCACGTGGCTGTCGATGATCACCCAAACCCTGCTGGTCTTGAACCTGACGGCTTCCGGGGTGGCACTGGGGGCGTTGACCGCCTTCCAGTTCGGGCCGATGCTGGTGTTGGGGGCATGGGCCGGGGCGGTGGCGGACCGCGCCGACAAGCGCCGCCTGTTGATCACCGTCCAGTCCCTGTCGATGCTTCAGTCGCTGGCGTTGGGGGCGCTGGTTTTGAGCGGTCACGCGTCGCTCGGGGTGATCTACGCCCTGGCCGCGGTCCACGGAGTGATAAACGCCTTCGACAACCCGGCCCGACGTTCGTTCGTTGTCGAGATGGTGTCCGACGCCGACCTCCCCAACGCCGTGAGCCTGAACAGCGCGGTGATGACCGGTTCGCGGGTGCTGGGCCCGGCCGCGGCCGGGGCGTTGGTTGTGGCCTTCGGCTACGGCTGGCCGTTCGTCATAGACGGCCTGTCGTATGTGGCCGTGATCGCCGGCTTGGTGATGATGCGACCCGGGGAGCTGAACCGGGCCGAGCCGGCACCTCGCCAACCGGGTCAGGTCCGCGACGGGTTGCGCTACCTGCACAACACCCCCGAGTTGTTCGTGCCCATGGTGATGATGACCATCATCGGCACCTTGGCCTTCAACTTCTCGGTGACCATGCCGCTGCTGATCGAGGGACCGCTGGGCGGCGGGACGTCTTCATTCACCACGTTGTTCTCCATCGTGAGTCTCGGTTCGTTGCTCGGGGCTCTGGCCACGGCCAGACGCGCCAGCGTGGATGGACACCATGTGGTGGTGGGGGCAACCGGTTTCGGGCTGTCGCTGGCCGCTCTGGCTGTTGCCCCCAACCTGGCCGCGGCCTTCGTGGTTGCCCCGGTCCTAGGCGTGACATCGATCCTGTTCCTCACATCGTCGACCGCAACCGTGCAACTCCTAGCCGACCCGGTCTACCGGGGTCGGGTGCTGGCCATCCAGGCCATGGTCTTCTTGGGTTCGACACCGATCGGTGGCCCGCTGGTGGGTTGGGTGGCCGATTCCGTCGGCCCTCGCCTCGCCGTGGCGTTGGGGGCGGTGGCCTGCCTGGGGGCTGCCGTCTACGGCCATCGAGCCATGGACCGAATGACGCCGACCAACCCCCTCCAGGGCGCCCACGACACGACCGAGACCGCCACGGTGACCCTGGCTGACTAA
- the mshD gene encoding mycothiol synthase, which yields MLTWAVRGPQCEAVLTWSDTEPDDDASVGPLADAVAGELIRLRSELESNSPPIQVLLVADHRGASVHPLPETAANAAGLTEVRDLFELRRPLPVERDHPARDMAPPLAPRAFRPGYDDDAWLRINNRAFATHPDQGRETPSTLESRMAEPWFDAADFLVLDDLDRPDELSGFCWTKVEIDDTANPGPGSGEIYVIAVDPAHHGEGLGAALVLAGLDHMTERGVTTATLYVDETNTAARSLYNRLGFVVHHRRRVRTTPMEPVTQ from the coding sequence GTGCTCACCTGGGCGGTGCGGGGTCCTCAATGCGAAGCCGTTCTCACCTGGTCCGACACCGAACCCGACGATGACGCCAGTGTCGGGCCCCTGGCCGATGCCGTGGCTGGCGAACTCATCCGGCTTCGGTCCGAACTGGAGTCGAACTCACCGCCGATCCAGGTGCTGCTTGTCGCCGACCACCGAGGCGCGAGCGTCCATCCGTTGCCCGAAACCGCAGCCAACGCCGCTGGCCTGACCGAGGTGAGAGACCTGTTCGAACTGCGTCGGCCGCTACCAGTCGAGAGGGATCACCCGGCTCGGGACATGGCACCACCACTCGCTCCCCGGGCCTTCCGCCCTGGCTATGACGACGATGCATGGCTGAGGATCAACAACCGGGCCTTTGCCACCCACCCTGACCAGGGTCGAGAGACACCTTCCACGCTGGAGTCACGGATGGCAGAGCCGTGGTTCGATGCAGCGGACTTCCTGGTATTGGACGACCTGGACCGCCCCGATGAGCTCTCGGGGTTCTGTTGGACCAAGGTGGAAATCGACGACACCGCCAACCCCGGCCCAGGATCTGGGGAGATATACGTGATCGCAGTGGACCCGGCTCACCACGGCGAAGGGCTCGGTGCCGCGCTGGTCCTGGCCGGCCTCGACCACATGACCGAACGAGGTGTCACCACCGCCACGCTTTATGTAGATGAGACCAACACCGCGGCCCGGAGCCTGTACAACCGGCTGGGCTTCGTCGTGCACCACCGACGCCGGGTACGCACAACCCCAATGGAACCGGTGACGCAGTGA